One segment of Niabella beijingensis DNA contains the following:
- the murQ gene encoding N-acetylmuramic acid 6-phosphate etherase, whose product MAGEKITEQASKYDHLEKMSVLELLTSMNKEDQEVPLAVQKVIPNIEKLIEAIVENMVDGGRLFYIGAGTSGRLGILDASEIPPTYGLPMGVVIGIIAGGSRAITTPVENAEDDEAQGWKDLEAYEINEKDVVVGVAASGSTPYVIGALRECQQRGIITGSISSNPNAPVSAVADYPIEVIVGPEFVTGSTRMKSGTAQKLVLNMISTTVMIQLGRVEGNRMVNMQLTNEKLVDRGTKMVMEKTGLKDYEQAKQLLLENKSVKNAVEAYNQAR is encoded by the coding sequence ATGGCAGGAGAAAAGATTACGGAGCAGGCTAGCAAATATGACCACCTGGAAAAGATGTCGGTGCTGGAATTGCTGACATCCATGAATAAGGAAGATCAGGAAGTGCCACTGGCAGTACAGAAAGTAATTCCCAATATTGAAAAGTTAATTGAAGCCATTGTGGAAAACATGGTGGACGGCGGGCGGCTGTTTTACATCGGCGCCGGCACCAGTGGCCGCCTGGGCATCCTGGATGCCAGTGAAATTCCGCCCACTTACGGGTTACCAATGGGTGTTGTGATCGGTATCATTGCAGGCGGCAGCAGGGCCATTACCACACCGGTTGAAAATGCTGAAGATGATGAAGCCCAGGGCTGGAAGGACCTCGAGGCTTATGAGATCAATGAGAAAGATGTGGTAGTGGGAGTAGCCGCCAGCGGCTCCACTCCTTACGTGATCGGTGCACTGCGGGAATGCCAGCAACGCGGTATCATTACCGGCAGCATCAGCTCCAACCCCAATGCGCCTGTAAGCGCTGTTGCCGATTACCCCATAGAGGTGATCGTGGGACCTGAATTTGTAACAGGAAGCACCCGTATGAAAAGCGGTACGGCCCAGAAGCTGGTGCTCAATATGATCTCCACAACGGTGATGATCCAGCTGGGAAGGGTGGAAGGCAATCGTATGGTGAACATGCAGCTGACCAACGAAAAGCTGGTGGACCGGGGTACAAAAATGGTAATGGAGAAGACCGGGCTGAAGGATTACGAGCAGGCCAAGCAGCTGTTGCTGGAGAATAAGAGTGTGAAGAATGCCGTGGAAGCCTATAACCAGGCACGGTAG
- a CDS encoding DUF922 domain-containing protein, which produces MIAGLLFAVSVAGQSTTIRWSQARPLRISDFRIVRAGKPSPDNLGRNMAVTRTGFIYAVTPITSGVNKGKGLIRVYAQMDPAHSYMVEKVLKGSAADRAYLLNHEQKHFDISEIYARELSRFLRTQSLGRSAIERITTEVNRLFKELNAFQKKYDAETNNGRNKQKQEQWNALIAQRLNVLSPYAAKDYILSLPH; this is translated from the coding sequence GTGATTGCCGGACTGCTCTTTGCAGTGTCGGTTGCCGGACAATCAACCACCATCCGGTGGTCGCAGGCACGACCATTGCGTATTTCAGATTTCAGGATAGTAAGAGCAGGAAAACCTTCACCCGATAATCTAGGGCGGAATATGGCGGTGACCCGCACCGGATTCATTTATGCGGTGACCCCAATAACCTCTGGTGTAAATAAGGGGAAAGGTCTTATACGCGTTTATGCACAGATGGACCCTGCACATTCCTACATGGTCGAAAAGGTGCTGAAAGGCAGTGCCGCAGACCGTGCCTACCTGCTGAATCACGAGCAGAAACATTTTGATATCTCAGAGATCTACGCCCGCGAGTTATCGCGTTTTTTAAGAACGCAATCATTGGGACGATCTGCAATAGAACGGATCACGACCGAAGTGAACCGCCTGTTTAAGGAGCTCAATGCATTTCAGAAAAAATATGATGCGGAAACGAACAATGGCCGTAACAAACAAAAACAGGAGCAGTGGAATGCACTTATCGCACAGCGGTTAAATGTGCTCTCTCCCTATGCTGCAAAAGATTATATCCTTTCTCTTCCTCATTGA
- a CDS encoding pyridoxal-phosphate dependent enzyme — MEIKNNILETIGNTPLIRLNRITKDLPCTVLAKVDYFNPGNSIKDRMALKMIEVAEAEGHLKPGGTIIEGTSGNTGMGLALGAIVKGYKCIFVTTDKQSKEKADVLKAMGAEVIVCPTNVEPDDPQSYYSVAARLAKETPNSYHMNQYDNLANRLAHYETTGPEIWRQTDGKITHLVCTAGTGGTITGTAQYLKEQNPEIQVWAVDAYGSLLTKYFNTGEADMNEVYPYFSEGFGEDFVPKNYDMRVIDAFTQVTDRDGAIIARKLAKEEGLFCGYSAGSCVSGLMQLKDRLNKDDLVVCIFHDHGSRYVAKIYNDQWMMERGFLDVKSFKDIISGRPAGNRLITAEAAQTVSEAVELMRRYDIESIPVFKDGDMIGSISESGLFQKLFSNTELKQEKIEQVLEPAFPVVDFNTPIEKLKSLLNKDNGAVMSKDEAGNYHIITKYDVLQALGS; from the coding sequence ATGGAGATCAAAAATAATATACTGGAAACCATTGGCAACACACCTTTGATCCGTTTGAACAGGATCACCAAAGACCTGCCCTGTACCGTATTGGCCAAAGTAGATTATTTTAATCCCGGCAACAGCATCAAGGACCGCATGGCCCTCAAAATGATCGAAGTGGCAGAAGCAGAAGGCCATTTAAAACCCGGCGGTACCATTATTGAAGGCACCAGCGGCAATACCGGTATGGGGCTTGCCCTGGGAGCGATCGTGAAAGGGTACAAATGCATTTTTGTTACCACCGATAAACAATCGAAGGAAAAAGCCGATGTGCTGAAGGCTATGGGTGCGGAAGTGATCGTATGTCCTACAAATGTGGAGCCTGATGATCCGCAAAGCTACTACAGTGTAGCGGCCCGCCTGGCAAAGGAGACACCCAATTCCTATCATATGAACCAATATGATAACCTGGCAAACCGGCTGGCTCATTACGAGACCACTGGCCCGGAGATCTGGAGACAGACCGACGGAAAGATCACCCACCTCGTGTGTACCGCCGGAACCGGTGGCACCATCACCGGTACTGCACAATATCTTAAAGAACAGAATCCGGAAATACAGGTTTGGGCGGTGGATGCCTATGGCTCCCTGCTTACCAAATACTTCAACACGGGAGAGGCGGATATGAACGAGGTATATCCCTATTTCAGTGAAGGTTTTGGTGAAGACTTTGTACCTAAAAATTACGACATGCGGGTGATTGATGCCTTTACCCAGGTGACCGACCGGGATGGCGCGATCATCGCGCGGAAACTGGCAAAGGAAGAAGGGCTTTTTTGCGGGTACAGTGCCGGAAGTTGTGTCAGTGGCCTGATGCAGTTAAAGGACCGATTAAACAAAGACGACCTGGTGGTTTGTATCTTTCATGATCATGGCAGCCGGTATGTGGCAAAAATTTATAACGACCAATGGATGATGGAACGCGGGTTCCTGGATGTGAAGTCCTTCAAGGATATTATCAGCGGCCGGCCGGCGGGCAACCGTCTTATCACTGCAGAAGCAGCGCAGACCGTAAGCGAAGCTGTTGAACTGATGAGGCGGTACGACATCGAATCCATCCCGGTCTTTAAGGACGGGGATATGATCGGGTCTATCAGCGAAAGCGGCCTGTTCCAGAAACTGTTTTCCAATACCGAATTAAAGCAGGAAAAGATCGAACAGGTCCTGGAGCCGGCGTTCCCGGTAGTCGACTTCAATACGCCGATCGAAAAATTAAAATCCCTTCTGAATAAGGACAATGGTGCGGTGATGAGCAAAGATGAGGCCGGCAATTACCACATCATCACCAAGTATGATGTATTGCAGGCACTGGGAAGTTAG
- a CDS encoding N-acetylglucosamine kinase produces the protein MSRVQLIADAGSTKAEWCLLNNGKTKTVLTGGVSPYFLNGDQIVELLNKELLPKLKNVAVEEVFYYGTGCLNPDNRKLVQKSLRRLFPDAKVQVWHDVEGAARGLCGRSRGIACILGTGSSTCYYDGRKIQKNSPGLGYVLGDEGSGAYLGRKVIQYFLYNTFDEDLRARFDAAYVTNATEILERVYKQPLPNRYLAGFAKFLAENRGHYMVENIIEDGLNDFFFTHLCKFQEAWKHPISFVGSVAFGFKDVLKELCNSYSFELGKVLQKPMKGLIEYHS, from the coding sequence ATGTCAAGAGTGCAACTTATCGCAGATGCGGGTTCTACAAAGGCCGAGTGGTGTCTTCTAAACAATGGTAAAACAAAAACCGTTCTTACCGGCGGGGTGAGTCCCTATTTTCTGAACGGAGATCAGATCGTGGAGCTGCTGAACAAAGAACTGCTCCCGAAGTTGAAAAATGTGGCAGTGGAGGAGGTATTTTATTATGGTACGGGCTGTCTGAATCCGGACAACCGCAAATTGGTGCAGAAAAGCCTGCGCCGCCTGTTCCCGGATGCGAAAGTACAGGTGTGGCACGACGTGGAGGGCGCGGCCCGCGGGCTTTGCGGCCGGAGCAGGGGCATCGCCTGTATACTGGGCACGGGCTCCAGTACCTGCTATTATGATGGGCGTAAGATCCAGAAGAACAGCCCGGGGCTGGGTTATGTTCTGGGTGATGAAGGCAGCGGCGCCTACCTGGGCAGGAAAGTGATCCAGTATTTTTTATACAATACGTTCGACGAGGATCTGAGGGCCCGTTTTGACGCGGCCTATGTTACCAATGCCACGGAGATCCTGGAACGGGTGTACAAACAACCGCTTCCGAACCGCTATCTTGCGGGGTTTGCAAAATTCCTTGCGGAGAACAGAGGACACTACATGGTGGAGAATATTATCGAAGATGGCCTGAATGATTTCTTTTTTACGCACCTTTGCAAATTCCAGGAAGCCTGGAAACATCCCATCAGTTTTGTAGGGAGTGTTGCATTCGGATTTAAAGATGTATTGAAAGAACTTTGTAACAGCTACAGCTTTGAGTTGGGAAAAGTGCTTCAGAAGCCGATGAAAGGGCTGATTGAGTACCATTCCTGA
- the rpsT gene encoding 30S ribosomal protein S20, with product MANHKATKKHARQALKRRDRNKYYGKTTRNAIKNLRAAEGSDAKGQLPSVESMIDKLAKRGVIHRNKAANLKSKLAKKINAAVAA from the coding sequence ATGGCGAATCATAAAGCTACAAAGAAACATGCACGTCAGGCCTTAAAGCGTCGCGACAGAAACAAGTATTATGGTAAAACTACCCGTAATGCCATTAAAAATCTGAGAGCTGCTGAAGGTAGTGACGCGAAGGGACAATTACCTTCCGTGGAAAGCATGATCGACAAATTAGCGAAAAGGGGCGTTATCCACCGCAATAAAGCCGCTAATTTAAAAAGCAAGCTGGCTAAAAAAATCAACGCAGCAGTAGCAGCGTAA
- a CDS encoding S41 family peptidase, producing the protein MKKKFEVWLPLLFSLVMIVGMFIGYKLRGAQPNGGFATSRRSTSLEEALEIIRQKYVDSVRIDTLEANAIREMMNELDPHSVYLPPVDLKEANEELSGKFEGIGVEYNQIRDTVNITFVLKDGPSEKAGLKIGDQIIKVNDSTIAGRKVTSTTVRNLIRGEKGTSVNLQIRRDQQLLTIPVTRNNIPTPTLVASYMINNKAGYIKLDRFGSTTYREFMEAMERLKKQGLTELVLDLRSNGGGYMDQAIDIADEFLDGDKLVVYTEGTNSPKKEYRCKRPGIFETGKLTVLVDELSASASEILSGALQDWDRATIVGRRTFGKGLVQEIFPLSDGSALKLTVSRYYTPLGRSIQRPYNKGKKVYMDDIWERYANGQAYFADSNKVNNGKQYKTPAGRFLYGGGGIMPDIFVGLDTSRTSKEINKLFFNGTFTDFVFHYYLENQQLMDPYSSPISFSEGFDPEKAMWQQFVSRAQKDTINLTYIPEAEKARVANRMEAYLARFKWRDSGYYQVLNLRDSVVLKAVDFLKTK; encoded by the coding sequence ATGAAAAAGAAATTTGAGGTCTGGCTGCCCTTATTATTTTCCCTTGTAATGATCGTTGGTATGTTCATCGGATACAAACTCCGCGGAGCCCAGCCCAACGGAGGGTTTGCCACGTCCCGCCGCAGCACCTCACTGGAAGAAGCCTTGGAGATCATCCGGCAGAAATATGTAGACTCTGTACGGATCGACACCCTGGAAGCCAATGCCATCCGGGAAATGATGAATGAACTGGACCCGCATTCCGTATACCTCCCCCCTGTTGATCTGAAGGAAGCCAATGAGGAGCTTTCCGGAAAATTTGAAGGCATCGGCGTGGAGTACAACCAGATCCGCGACACGGTAAATATCACTTTTGTATTAAAGGATGGCCCGAGCGAGAAAGCGGGACTTAAAATAGGCGACCAGATCATAAAGGTCAATGATTCCACAATTGCCGGCAGAAAAGTGACCAGTACTACAGTGCGTAACCTGATACGGGGAGAGAAAGGAACATCGGTAAACCTCCAGATCCGGCGGGATCAGCAACTGCTGACGATTCCCGTGACACGTAACAATATCCCCACCCCCACACTGGTGGCATCATATATGATCAATAACAAGGCGGGGTATATCAAACTCGATCGTTTTGGCAGCACTACCTACCGTGAATTTATGGAGGCTATGGAACGCCTGAAGAAACAGGGACTTACCGAGCTCGTGCTGGACCTCCGCAGCAATGGGGGCGGCTATATGGACCAGGCCATTGATATCGCGGACGAGTTCCTGGACGGGGATAAACTGGTGGTGTATACGGAAGGTACCAACAGCCCCAAAAAAGAATACCGCTGCAAACGCCCGGGCATATTCGAAACCGGGAAGCTCACCGTACTGGTGGATGAACTCTCTGCCAGCGCCAGCGAGATCCTGAGCGGGGCTTTGCAGGACTGGGACCGGGCAACCATTGTAGGCCGCCGGACCTTTGGAAAAGGGCTGGTACAGGAAATATTCCCCCTTAGCGACGGTTCTGCATTAAAACTGACGGTTTCACGGTATTACACACCGCTGGGCCGCAGTATACAGCGGCCTTACAACAAAGGAAAGAAAGTGTATATGGATGACATCTGGGAACGTTATGCCAACGGCCAGGCCTATTTTGCAGACAGCAATAAAGTAAACAACGGCAAACAGTATAAAACACCCGCAGGACGCTTTCTTTACGGAGGCGGAGGCATCATGCCGGATATTTTTGTAGGATTGGATACCTCACGTACTTCCAAGGAGATCAATAAACTTTTTTTCAACGGTACTTTTACCGACTTTGTGTTCCATTACTATCTGGAAAACCAGCAGCTGATGGATCCCTACTCCTCGCCCATTTCATTCTCGGAGGGATTTGACCCCGAAAAAGCAATGTGGCAGCAGTTTGTAAGCCGTGCTCAAAAAGATACAATAAATCTGACCTATATCCCCGAAGCGGAAAAAGCAAGGGTAGCCAACCGGATGGAAGCCTACCTGGCGCGCTTCAAATGGAGAGACTCCGGGTATTACCAGGTGCTGAACTTGAGAGACTCCGTAGTATTAAAGGCGGTTGACTTCTTAAAAACAAAATAA